A section of the Roseivirga sp. BDSF3-8 genome encodes:
- a CDS encoding DNA polymerase beta superfamily protein gives MTIDEIKERGLLLMECISGSRAYGLDRPQSDTDIRGVFYMPREGFYGLEYIPQVANESNDVVYYEIGRFTELLLKSNPTALELLATPEGCVLYRDERMDDFHVENFLSKQCENTFAGYAMSQIRKARGLNKKVLNPVDSKRKPVTEFCYIISGGHAIPLPEWLSDHDLSQQQAGLAAMDHMINMYALYINREGAYKGIIRNEEATDVALSMIEKGEKPAAHMFFNQPAFSAHCREYKAYWEWVKKRNEARYKNTLTHGKNYDAKNMMHTFRLLKMAGEIAREGVLRVKRPDRDFLLDIKSGRYEYDTLMDMAEKELHDIKKGFEDSRLPNNLDQKEVSHLLANCRAALYG, from the coding sequence ATGACGATAGATGAGATAAAGGAGCGGGGACTGCTGCTGATGGAATGCATCAGCGGCAGCCGTGCTTATGGATTAGACAGGCCGCAGTCGGATACGGACATCCGGGGGGTATTTTATATGCCCCGGGAGGGGTTCTATGGCCTGGAGTATATACCCCAGGTGGCGAATGAGTCTAACGATGTAGTGTATTATGAGATAGGCCGCTTCACGGAGTTATTGCTGAAAAGTAACCCTACGGCGCTGGAGTTATTAGCGACTCCGGAGGGGTGTGTGCTTTATCGTGATGAGCGTATGGATGATTTTCATGTGGAGAATTTTCTGTCAAAACAGTGCGAGAACACCTTTGCCGGCTATGCCATGTCGCAAATAAGGAAGGCGCGGGGGCTGAATAAGAAGGTGCTGAACCCGGTAGACAGCAAACGAAAGCCTGTGACGGAATTTTGCTACATTATCTCCGGGGGCCATGCAATACCGCTACCAGAGTGGCTCAGTGATCATGACCTAAGCCAGCAACAGGCCGGGCTGGCAGCTATGGATCATATGATAAATATGTATGCGCTTTACATAAACAGGGAGGGTGCCTATAAGGGGATAATCAGAAATGAAGAGGCTACGGATGTGGCATTGAGCATGATAGAAAAAGGGGAAAAGCCTGCGGCCCATATGTTTTTTAACCAGCCTGCCTTTTCTGCACACTGCAGGGAGTATAAGGCTTACTGGGAATGGGTGAAGAAACGAAATGAGGCCCGGTATAAAAATACGCTGACGCATGGTAAGAACTACGATGCGAAAAATATGATGCATACGTTCCGGCTTTTAAAAATGGCCGGGGAGATAGCCAGGGAGGGTGTTTTGAGGGTAAAGAGGCCTGACAGGGACTTTTTACTGGATATAAAGTCAGGCCGCTATGAATATGACACGCTTATGGACATGGCAGAAAAAGAACTGCATGATATAAAAAAGGGCTTCGAGGATTCACGGCTACCTAATAACCTGGATCAGAAGGAGGTTTCTCACCTATTGGCCAACTGCAGAGCCGCTCTTTACGGATAG